The Agrobacterium larrymoorei genome includes the window AAAAAGACACCGAACAGCGACGATAAGCCAATCCGACGCCGCAAATCGCCAAAGGGGGAGTTGCGCCGGGAAGAAATTCTGGATGCCGCCATGCGCCACTTTGCTCATGACGGTTATCAGAGTTCATCCTTCGCCGCGATTGCAGAAGAAGTCGGCCTCACGCTGCCCGGTCTCTTGCATTATTTCCCGACGAAGGTGGATCTGCTTCTGGCGATCCTGAACCGCAGGGATATCGAAAACACACCATCGCTGACGAAGGACGGAGAGGGCTGGCGCCATTTCCTCCATGGTTTAGTGGCAGTCACACAGCGCAACCAGACCATCCCAGGCGTCGTGCGCACCTTCGCCGTCCTCAACGCAGAAAGCCTGACGAGAAACCATCCAGCCGAGGGCTGGTTCGGCGAGCGCGTCGAACTTGTTCGCTCCGCCGTCAAAAGCGTGCTGGAAGCGGGCGTCAAGGCTGGCGAGTTGAAGCCGGATCTGAACTGCGCAAATATCGCCGCCGAAGTGATTGCGATGATGGACGGCCTGCAAATGCTCTGGCTCAGGAACCCTGACGAATTCGACATGGTCGCGATCTTCGCCGATTATATCGAGCGCCTCATCGTATCGATAGAAGCGCCTTCCGCCTGATATGGAAGACAAGACGGTAGAGACGGCGCCGACGAGCCGCATGCTGACATGGGCGCGAAACTCCACCATCTACCGGCTGGAAAGGCGGATGATGACGGAGCGTCAGCTGTTCGACGCGATTTCCCGCAAGGCGAAAGAAAAATTCGAGGACATCTCGCCAGAGCAGATCAGGGCCCTGGCCGAATCCGCTGTGAAATTCGCCTATGAGATCAAGGCGCTCGATGACACGGCTTTTGCGGAGATCACGACGCGCTCCGCCATTCGCAGCGGAAAATCGAAGCGGGCCATTGCCCAGAAGCTCAACCAGAAAGGTGTGAGCAAGGACATTGCCGAACACGCTCTTCAGGAAAGCGACGATCTTTATGCGGCAGTCGTGCTTGCCCGCAAGAGACGATTTGGCCCCTTCCGGCGTGACGAAGCGGTGGATGAAAAGCGATCAAACAAGGAAATTTCAGCATTCGCAAGAGGCGGATACAGTTTCGATATCGCGGCGAAAGTCTATGCGATGAGCCTTGAGGATGCCGAAGACATTCTCGGATCGAGATAGGCTCAAGGCAAAGGCTTTGTCTTCAGATAGGCAATGATATCATCGATCTCTGTTTCGCTCCAAAGGCCGAAAAACCGCATGGATGTGCCCGGCACTTTCTTCTTGGGGCTGGACAGGAACTGCTTCAACGCTTCCTCATCCCATACCAGCCCGCCCGCTCCCGCATCTTTCATGGCCTGTGAATAATTCGGGTAATCTGGGACCGAACCTGCGGGCCGCCCGACAACGCCCATCAGATGCGGGCCCAGACGCGTGCGCGGATTATCGATATTGTGGCAGGCGGAGCATTTCGAAAATCCCTGCTCCCCGCGCGCCGGATCGCCATCGGCCATTGCTGCCGCTGCGGACAGCGCGAGCGCGGCAGGCGCCGCAAACAAGATCATCTTCATCACCATATTGCGCCCCAAAGCAAAACACCCTTTCCGCTATTTTAGCGAAAAGGGTGCTGTTTTTAATGCGGCATTTTGGCTTTCCGCAAATGCTGCGACGATCAGCCGTTGATCGGCGTCAGCGTAACGGAGGTACCGGTTGCAGCGAGGTTCAGACCGACCTGTCCGGTAACGCTGACGGTCTGAAGCTGGATGGAACCGGAGGTGCCGCCAACGAGAACGTTTGCACCAACGCCGAGACCAAGCGTGGCTTCAGCCGTTGCACCCTGATAGAGGCCGCCCAGCGAACCGCGGTGGTAGCCAGCCGTTGGAGCAAATACTGCCCAGACCAGCTTGCCCTGCGTGGTGAAGCCGAGGTCCACGCCCATCTTGCGGATTGCGCCGCTATAGTGGTCGGTGCGGCGTGCGCCCATGGTGGACTGGAACGTGCAATCGAGTTCCTTGGCGGAGCCGATAACATAGCCAACGCCGCCACCAACTTCGCAGGTCAGGTAGCCGA containing:
- a CDS encoding TetR/AcrR family transcriptional regulator, giving the protein MPQSKKTPNSDDKPIRRRKSPKGELRREEILDAAMRHFAHDGYQSSSFAAIAEEVGLTLPGLLHYFPTKVDLLLAILNRRDIENTPSLTKDGEGWRHFLHGLVAVTQRNQTIPGVVRTFAVLNAESLTRNHPAEGWFGERVELVRSAVKSVLEAGVKAGELKPDLNCANIAAEVIAMMDGLQMLWLRNPDEFDMVAIFADYIERLIVSIEAPSA
- the recX gene encoding recombination regulator RecX encodes the protein MEDKTVETAPTSRMLTWARNSTIYRLERRMMTERQLFDAISRKAKEKFEDISPEQIRALAESAVKFAYEIKALDDTAFAEITTRSAIRSGKSKRAIAQKLNQKGVSKDIAEHALQESDDLYAAVVLARKRRFGPFRRDEAVDEKRSNKEISAFARGGYSFDIAAKVYAMSLEDAEDILGSR
- a CDS encoding c-type cytochrome — its product is MKMILFAAPAALALSAAAAMADGDPARGEQGFSKCSACHNIDNPRTRLGPHLMGVVGRPAGSVPDYPNYSQAMKDAGAGGLVWDEEALKQFLSSPKKKVPGTSMRFFGLWSETEIDDIIAYLKTKPLP
- a CDS encoding DUF992 domain-containing protein → MKKAFAATFAAMTLGLGGTASAIAADMATYQETYQAPDDDRNGVKIGYLTCEVGGGVGYVIGSAKELDCTFQSTMGARRTDHYSGAIRKMGVDLGFTTQGKLVWAVFAPTAGYHRGSLGGLYQGATAEATLGLGVGANVLVGGTSGSIQLQTVSVTGQVGLNLAATGTSVTLTPING